Genomic DNA from Dioscorea cayenensis subsp. rotundata cultivar TDr96_F1 chromosome 1, TDr96_F1_v2_PseudoChromosome.rev07_lg8_w22 25.fasta, whole genome shotgun sequence:
TGCATTGGTGTTCAGGTAAATCAAATTGGATCTGTAACCGAGAGCATTGAAGCTGTGAAAATGTCAAAGCATGCTGGCTGGGGTGTTATGGCAAGCCACCGAAGGTAAGAGTTACAGTTTTGTCCTTGATTTTGCTAGCATAGTTCTTACTGTTATCATTAATACTGACCTGTGCTTCTTGGTTTTAGTGGTGAGACAGAGGATACCTTCATTGCTGACCTTTCTGTTGGTTTGGCAACGGTGAGATTGCACGTCTTCTAAACACCATTATAGATTCAATCCAATTTTTACTTGTCTGCTTATAGACGCCTGCTTGCCAAAAACAGGGACAAATCAAGACCGGAGCTCCATGCCGTTCCGAGCGCCTTGCCAAATACAACCAGGCAAGTTCCTATTctatgttggtttttttttctcttatgtGCCCCACAAAAATAGATAATTACTATTGCTACTTCTTGGGCTTAAGTAATGCAGGTACTGCACAAGGGCTCATGCTCTCGTGAATAAGCTCCTTTTGAACCAACTCCATCAAATAGTATTATTCCTGTGTAAAGaccatatttgtttatatacccCTGACTAGAAGtcaactaaaatttttattgaaaacaccATAGTGTTTGTCATTCACTTCATCATCAAAGATAAATGTCATCTAAGATTTTTTTGAGTTTAACCATCGgggtatataaacaaatagaatTGTTTTGCATGCGAATTTGAGCAAATGTGATTTTTTCCCCTCAGCATTATTAGCAATTACCAACCCTGTGAAATTTACTTTTGCTTATATTCCTCACTTGCTATAAAATATCATGACAGCACTTGAGCACTGCCATCTTAAAATCTTAGTTGATCATCATGAGAAAAATTGGATTTCTTACTTTGTTCTCTTTCCCCACGACAGCTTCTGAGGATCGAAGAGGAGCTTGGTGATGCAGCAATCTACGCCGGCCCTAAGTTCAGGGCACCTGTGGAACCTTACTAAGGGGAGAGTTGATAATCCTGGCATCAATAACTTTCGGTTCAGTGTCactacttttcttcttctacctCTGAGACtagtaaaacaataaaattttgtttcccTGTATTAATCTATGTCAAACTTATGGTCAACTCTATGGTTGTAATTGGGTCCATATACACAGTATTTTAGGGCTCAGTGTTTCCCAGGTATGTTTTGAGTGTATTGTTGAGTACTTTTGTTTGTATAATCTCAGCACTTTGAGTCTCTGTTTTTGGAAACAGAGAAGAATAAATTTCCAGTACTAATAAATATGTGTATGCATTCATAATTAGCaacctaattataaaaaaaaaagatgttcTTTACATGTATATATCCTTTTAAAAATCTGAAATTGTGTATGTTCTTGTAAATTTTAACCTTTCATATTTAACCAAAAGTTGCATCCActaataaaaagattataaCAAGGGGAAAAATGGTTTAACAATCTAGATGTATTTTTGTGTGGTCTCagctaacaaaaaaattaaaaaaaaaaaaatagaaagtgaAAATAAGTAATGAACAAACAGTAATTTCCTTCCAAAATAAGCAGCTCTTCTCAATGGATTGAAGAAATCAGGCTGCTTTTCTTTCCCTTTGCTGCACAACCATGAACCATGGAACATCAACAAATCAAGTAACCCGAATCGAATTGTTAGTCCGACAGTAATCGGCAAATCACGATCCTTAGACTAATAATTTTCGTTCATCATTTTCACAACCATCCTGCAtgtttaaacaaagaaaaaaatcatcactaAGAACAATTTGATTCTCAATTATAAAACAGCAGCAAAAGTTCCACACTTACAAGAaggatgataaaaaaaagaggaaCATATAATAGCCAAGCTTCACAAGCCGCACTTTTTTTTCCCGGCCGAGCTGGTAAAAAACTTCAGTTGCATAAACAATATGTTGCCGATGCATGTATCTGTAAAATGAGAACACCGTAGTGTTCCGAATTGATCAATGCACATCATTAATTCAGAAACTAATTATATTGATCAATGCTATAAGGAAATAGTTTTTGTGTAAGTATATTGTTCGGAAAATAACAATGAATTGCAAGACCTGATGCCGAGAGAAGTATGAGGAAGAGGAGTTACCGGCGAAAATGATAGTAGAGGAGAGGAACACACAAGAGAAACAAGACCCAATTCTGAGAGAAGAGGAAGCATGAGATTAAAATTCCTTGCAAGGCAAACTCAGGTAAAACCATGCTATTAATCTCTGATGCGAAGTCGTATGTGTTCGTATAATCCATTTCAAGGTCTGCACAACACATGAGCTGAAACCATACagacatgaaaagaaaaaaaaattaaaacaaaaagatcAAGCTAGATTTTAAGTTGCATATATATTACAAACAAAAGGAGCACAACAAATACTAATGAAGAGCAAGCTCTCGTATGCAGTTAAAGTGTTTGTATAACCATAACGACATCAAGAAAACTTTGAATTTAGTACGTAAACGATGACTTTTAATCACATCAAATACGAGATAATATTGTACCAAGATGCTCTGAAATGCTGgaatatgttgcaacatgtAACAACGTTTTGAGGGTCACTTGATAACAATGATAAGTCTGTTAAAGAGggtaaaggaaaataaaaggaTGAATGTAACAAAACAATCAAGAAGGTACATAACAATGAACAAAGACTCTAAAACAAATAGAAACTATTGAAGGcattaacaacaaaataaacatgaaacaAGAGAACCTCAATTAACCATATAAACTTCAAACAAAGTCCAAAGTTTACCTTTCAAAAACTTTCAAATTAAAGTACCACCTAAAAACTTTTGAATTGAACATTTAATGTGTTAAGGTGTACAAGGGAGCATAATCATTATCGTTGTTTATTCTACTTGATTTTGTCAATCCAAGAGTAAGTTGGCCGATTTAACCTCAAACACTGAGAAAAATTCTACTTATTAGAAAACAGGCTTTTCGGCATAACACCAATTCAAAGTGCAACAGAGTTAGAGCTCAGGAACTAGTAACTAGTAAGAATCCAGGAGTAAGTTTTGACCGATTTAACCTCAAACACGGAGATAAATTCTACTAATTGGAAAACACGCTTTTCGGCATAATGGCAATTGAAAGTGCAATAGAGTTAGAGCTTAGGAACTACTAACTAGTAACGGAGATAAATTCTACTAATTGGAAAACACGCTTTTCGGCATAATGGCAATTGAAAGTGCAATAGAGTTAGAGCTTAGGAACTACTAACTAgtaaaaagatattttagaaGGCAAAACTTGCAATAATAAAACCCtaactttttctcttttatgctCCAAATTAAAGTGATAAGCAAAAACCAAATAATTACTCTGTATAtggtaacaaaaaaaatgagaacacatcccacaaaattagggttttcaaaattctaatcttgTCTagagtttgtttgtttgttttttttttaaaataacagaCGACAAACGcccttttttattaatatagacAGTATCAAAGAATACCGGAGTCTggatgtacagtatatgtacagtacaagaataatataagaatcccgGATGAACAATGTATGAACAGTACTGCCGCCATGGGAGAGATTCGAACCCATGATCTCTCCTTTACACTTTGTCTAGGGTTTGTGAAAGCAAAAATTAATCAGAAAATTAATCAGAAAattaatcagaaaaaaaaacctcactTCAAAGCTCAAAGAGATAACCCTAATTAAAACAGGAAGTGAAAAACTCAATTCAATGTATACCATATGCATCAAATTGTTCTTGCATTTAGTGATGTCACACAAATTAGAGCAAGAAAAACTCATACTCAAAGATCAAAACTAAGAATCCAACACATGAAATCaatataatcataaattaaaaatttctagggttagagttagggttagggtttgggaaTGTGAATACCTGGTACACAGTGAGCAGGAAGAGAGCCATAATTAGCAAGAAGACGAAGAGCCATAAGATTATCACAAAAAGCATGACTTCTTCGTTGACTTTAGTAGTCAACAAGACGATATTTTGACGAAGGGTTGACTTTGAAGACAAGctgttgtatatttttataataacattAGGTTTGTAAATCCAATTCTTGGGCAAACTCGAATtcttatttgattaaaattttcatatatatattatctattatgattttttattaattaaagtaaaattatttaaagtcaattttaaaaatattgctgTAAATTTATTGTGCTGTGGGATGTGTTTTgagatttttgtgtttgaatttatattttacataaaattttctatatttttattaacatatatatatatatatatatatatatatattagaattagaattagaattttattatttttcattaatgatAAATGGAGCACTTCTTTTTTCACATAGGCATATAcaaatctatttaaatttttttttaattgccaatGATCTCttgatttattaatatcaaATCTTCTGCTCAGAATATTTGTGTTATTAccaagaataaaaatttaaactttagaTTACGCAGAATAAGACTACATACATATTGAGATATTAACTTCATATTTATACGCATcctaatatgatatatattttttatataaaaaaaatagtaatgagtttgaaaccatatttttttttagaaaaaaatcgtAATAAGTTTGAAAGTCATAGACATTGAAATTGATGCAgcattttttagttaattattcCCAACAAAAAAATGCGTAAAACAAAGTTTAAATAAAGAATGTACTTTAACTagttgtttaaataaatatgccatacataaacatatattataCTCTAGACTCATTACCATCCACTCAATATGCTTTAAGAAAGTGATGCGGAAAcaaacccaaaagaaaagaagtaaacAAGAGAAACATGCACCCATAGAAAGGACAAAATAGATGAAATGAAAAGGATCATATCAAATGAAAAGTAGAATAGGAAATAGGGTAATGACATGATACCTATGCAtcatatcaaatgaaaaggaTCATATCAATAaagtaaacttttttttttttaatgtaaatattatgTTTGAGATTAGTTGTTGAgatgtggctttttttttatttaatattgttttttaaatttattattaaaataaatatttttgtaattatttatgaaaataggtatttttttaatattaaactttagtttattttaaaaaaattataagttacactagttttttagtattatttttaaaaaaccacgggtgtttactaatttttaatactaattaaaaaaatgatgatactactagttttttaaataaaaaaaataattttacattcaagcccttataattttataataattttttatagttgttatattctcatttttactttcactaatcctaaatgataaaaattattggtaatattccattaaaaatttaatagataaaaattgtggtgattaaaattttaatacataaaaattaaaattatctccaaatatTAGAATAGTCAAACCTATAACTGTTATAATAGGTGAAAGCATTATTGGGGGTTGATGGGACAAATTATCGGTGGCAGGTGACACTTACCCCATTCAAGAAAGGTCAAAGTTGCCTCAATCATTTGACAACAAACGTAGAAAGTATGGTCATATAACCACCAATTTAGCAGAATGTGTTAACTCAATATTAAAAAGTATAAGGAACCTTTTTATAACAGCCTTAATTAAATCAACTTACTTTCAACTTGCtgagttattaataaaaaaatgtgtacACCCACAAGCTCAGATTGCATCAGGTCAAATATTCTCGGAAGCACTAATGAAGACAATTtaagaaaatcaacaaatagTATGTGACATTTATATTAGTCAATTTGATCgtgaagaaaatttttttatggtagATGAAATGGCATCACCTCAGTGCGGTGGTATAGTTGACAGTTACTGCATTGATTTGAGAAGATGGTGTGATTGTAGTGAGTTTTAAACATTACATTTTCCTTGTCGCCATGTTCTTGTAGCGTATGGATACATTCATCTACATTAGCAGGCGTATCTAAATAATGTTTGTAGACTTGAGACATTTTTTAATGTATACCATAAAGAGTTTCAGCCAATATCAAATGAGAGATACTGAAACCTCTATAATAATCCATGTCTATATGTTGATCTTACAATGTGAGGGCCACTTTTAAGGCGCCAAAATTCACCATAATTCATAATGAGATGAACATAAAGAAAGACAGTGAGTCAAAACATTGTGGTTTATGTCGCAATAAAGGTCACAGCCGTCAAATTGTCTGAATGCCTCTCGCTCAAGTCATATGTCGTAATGTAATCTAACTATTATACTTATTg
This window encodes:
- the LOC120260873 gene encoding protein cornichon homolog 4-like; the encoded protein is MLFVIILWLFVFLLIMALFLLTVYQLMCCADLEMDYTNTYDFASEINSMVLPEFALQGILISCFLFSQNWVLFLLCVPLLYYHFRRYMHRQHIVYATEVFYQLGREKKVRLVKLGYYMFLFFLSSFLMVVKMMNENY